Proteins from a single region of Centropristis striata isolate RG_2023a ecotype Rhode Island chromosome 9, C.striata_1.0, whole genome shotgun sequence:
- the igfbp1a gene encoding insulin-like growth factor-binding protein 1a: protein MLAMGGLYLKHVVVAALCSVLAIGTLGSPVLGPEPIRCAQCTPEKLSQCPAVAPGCAEVLREPGCGCCPACALKAEEQCGIYTAPCGSGLRCTPRPGDPRPLHSLTRGLAVCTQSTEPEATPEPQTQDQGDSEPEVENTATIVSDPGSSNYLPGHSKPFDPRAAADAQESMKAKLVAIRRKMVEQGPCHVELQRAMDKIAKSQQKLGDKLTRFYLPNCDKHGLYKPKQCESSLDGQRGRCWCVTSWNGKKILGSTDLPADSECP, encoded by the exons ATGTTGGCCATGGGTGGATTATATTTGAAGCACGTCGTGGTGGCAGCGCTGTGCTCCGTGCTGGCCATAGGGACGCTGGGGTCCCCGGTGCTGGGGCCAGAGCCGATCCGATGCGCCCAGTGCACTCCGGAAAAGCTGAGCCAGTGTCCAGCGGTGGCGCCCGGATGCGCCGAGGTGTTGCGGGAGCCCGGCTGTGGATGCTGCCCCGCCTGCGCCCTGAAGGCTGAGGAGCAGTGCGGGATCTACACGGCGCCGTGCGGCTCCGGACTGAGGTGCACCCCGAGACCCGGCGACCCCCGGCCGCTGCACTCCCTCACCCGGGGACTAGCCGTGTGCACACAGAGCACAGAGCCCGAAGCGACCCCCGAGCCACAGACACAAG ATCAGGGAGACTCAGAGCCTGAGGTGGAGAACACAGCCACCATCGTCTCGGACCCCGGCTCCAGCAACTACCTCCCCGGCCACAGTAAGCCCTTCGACCCGAGGGCTGCCGCAGACGCTCAGGAGAGCATGAAAGCCAAACTCGTCGCCATCCGCAGGAAAATGGTGGAACAG GGGCCCTGTCATGTTGAGCTGCAGAGAGCTATGGACAAGATTGCCAAATCCCAGCAGAAATTAGGAGACAAATTAACCAGATTCTACCTCCCCAACTGTGACAAACACGGGCTCTACAAACCCAAACAG TGTGAATCCTCTCTTGACGGACAGAGGGGTCGATGCTGGTGTGTGACCTCCTGGAACGGAAAGAAGATTTTAGGTTCGACCGACCTGCCTGCAGACTCTGAGTGCCCTTAA